One genomic region from Gemmatimonadaceae bacterium encodes:
- a CDS encoding DUF3536 domain-containing protein produces the protein MHSVVVHGHFYQPPRENPWLGRVDVEASADPFHDWNERITHECYEPCTAARLLDAEGHVDGRMNLFSWMSFDAGPTLLRWLEPNAPDVYRAILTADAESARRLDGHGNALAMPYHHVILPLASRRDKATEIRWGLADFRRRFGRDAEGFWMPETAMDEETLVVLAEHGVKFTIVAPRQVGQAPTQGQPLRFSAGGGREIALFVYDGPLATGVAFGRLLEHGDLLARALAPDSAVDGFSLASVATDGETFGHHHKFGEMAMARAFAILAARADVRVENFASVLARHAPTRNALVVEPSSWSCAHGVERWRSDCGDRIVPGTSQAWRRPLRTALNWLAREMDARFEAEGATLFVDAWPALDAFGSVATRLDAERRACVRAHLAPGANEDRALELLDAMWARFGMFGSCAWFFDDVAGHETVLMLWLAAYAIERMRDATLESGLRDRLAAAMSNDPAEGDGERVYRTRVLAARPRAAT, from the coding sequence ATGCACTCGGTTGTCGTCCACGGTCACTTCTATCAACCACCCCGCGAGAATCCCTGGCTCGGCCGCGTGGACGTGGAGGCGAGCGCCGATCCGTTCCACGACTGGAACGAGCGCATCACGCACGAGTGCTACGAGCCCTGCACGGCGGCGCGACTGCTCGACGCCGAGGGGCACGTGGACGGACGGATGAACCTGTTCTCGTGGATGAGCTTCGACGCCGGCCCCACGCTGCTCCGCTGGTTGGAGCCCAACGCCCCCGACGTCTACCGCGCCATCCTCACCGCCGACGCCGAGAGCGCCCGGCGCCTGGACGGGCACGGCAACGCGCTGGCCATGCCCTACCACCACGTCATCCTCCCGCTCGCGTCGCGGCGCGACAAGGCCACCGAGATCCGGTGGGGACTGGCCGACTTCCGCCGCCGGTTCGGCCGCGACGCCGAAGGGTTCTGGATGCCCGAGACCGCGATGGACGAGGAGACGCTCGTCGTGCTCGCCGAGCACGGCGTGAAGTTCACCATCGTCGCGCCGCGCCAGGTGGGCCAGGCGCCGACCCAGGGCCAGCCGCTGCGCTTCTCGGCCGGCGGCGGACGCGAGATCGCGCTCTTCGTCTACGACGGACCGCTCGCCACCGGCGTCGCCTTCGGACGGCTGCTGGAACACGGGGATCTCCTGGCCCGGGCCCTCGCTCCCGACTCTGCCGTCGACGGATTCTCGCTCGCCAGCGTGGCCACCGACGGCGAGACCTTCGGCCACCACCACAAGTTCGGCGAGATGGCCATGGCCCGCGCGTTCGCGATCCTCGCCGCGCGCGCCGACGTGCGCGTGGAGAACTTCGCCTCGGTGCTGGCTCGCCATGCGCCCACGCGCAACGCGCTCGTGGTCGAACCGTCGTCGTGGAGTTGCGCGCATGGCGTGGAACGGTGGCGCTCCGACTGCGGCGACCGCATCGTGCCGGGCACGTCGCAGGCCTGGCGGCGTCCGCTGCGCACCGCGCTCAACTGGCTGGCCCGCGAGATGGACGCCCGCTTCGAGGCCGAAGGCGCCACGCTGTTCGTGGACGCATGGCCCGCCCTCGACGCGTTCGGCAGCGTGGCCACCCGGCTCGACGCCGAACGCCGCGCCTGCGTGCGCGCCCATCTCGCGCCCGGCGCCAACGAGGATCGCGCCCTCGAACTGCTGGACGCGATGTGGGCGCGGTTCGGCATGTTCGGATCGTGCGCCTGGTTCTTTGACGATGTCGCCGGACACGAGACGGTGCTCATGCTCTGGCTCGCCGCATATGCCATCGAGCGCATGCGCGACGCCACGCTCGAGAGCGGATTGCGCGACCGCCTGGCC